DNA sequence from the Corynebacterium freneyi genome:
CCGATTCCTCGGTGGCCGGCATCCGGATGATGTCGTGGTTCAGCAGCCCGAGATTGGGCACGCGCTCACGGACCCCGGGGTCGTTGCTGACGATGGCCAGGCGCACGGGAGCACACTCCGCTTCTTTTCGGTTCTTCTCGGATCTCCTACCGGGATCATCTTAACGGCCGCGCATTCTCGGCCCGACGCGCATGCGGTACTAATGGGGGGTGAGCATTTCTCGCCCGGTCACACGCATTTTCGCCGCCGTCGGCGCCGTCGCGCTGCTCGCCGTTGGCGCGGATTTCGGGCTCGCCATCCACGCGGAACGCAACCTGGCCAACCGGATCCGCGAGGAAATGAACCTGCCCGCCGACCCCTACGTCAGGCTGGGCGGCGCCGCCTACGCGTCGTCGTTCTTCACCGGCAAGTGGAGTTCCATCCAGGTCCGCGCCCGCGACCTGGAGATCGACAACTTCGGCCTGGTGTCCGTCGAATCCGGCGCCGTCGACGTCGAGGTGCCCCCGTCAGCGGTGTGGTCCGGCGATTTCAAGGACGGCTTCACCGAGCGCTACCACACGACGCTGCAGCTCGACGGCCTGTCGTTGGGCCGCCAGTTCGACTTCACCGACCTGGCCATCCAGAACCACGAGGACATCTCGCCCGCCGGCGGCTGGGAAACCGAGGCCATCTTCGAGGCCACTCCCCCGGGGTGGTCGGCGCCCGCGGAAGTCGTCGTCAAGCTGCGGATCGTGCGGGGCGACGCGAAGTTCATCCCCGTCGAGGTCATCTCGGGGCCCGAGGGACCGGATTCGAAGGACGTCCGTCGGGGCCGGGAGCTTTCCGACGACGCCATCGACGCGATCCTGCCCGCCTTCGAACTGGAGTTGACCGGGGCCGAACTGCCCCTGCGCCAGCGGCCCACCCGCATCTACGTCTCGGGCGGCTCCGTCTTCATCGAGGGCGACGAACTGTTCCGCACCGTCTCGCCCGAGGACTTCCTGCCCGTGGCCACGCACGACCCCGAACTCGGCGGGGAGACGGACCGGGGCGACGACTCTTCGCAGTAGTGTCGGAGGCATGAGCGACACCAACGAAAACACGGGAGACGTTCCCCGCCGCCTCGACGGCAACGAGGCAATCGACCGGGCCGCCGAGCAATCCGCGTCGACCGGCGGGCGCAACATCGCGGACCTGCCGGGACTGCCGATCGCGGAGAACACCGCGAACCTGCGCCACGGCCCCAACCTGCACGACGGCCTGCTGGCGCTGCTGCCGCTGGTCGGCGTGTGGCGCGGCGAAGGCCAGGCCGACACCGTCGTCGACGGCCAGTACCGCTTCGGCCAGCAGATCATCTTCAGCCACGACGGCGAGAACTACCTCAGCTACGACTCGCGGTTCTGGAAGATCGACGAGGACGACAACGTCATCGGCCCCGACCTGCGCGAGACCGGTTTCTGGCGCATCAACGACGACGACGAGATCGAGTTCCTGTGCACCCACTCGACCGGCGTCGTGGAGATCTACTACGGCAAGCCGGTCACCGAACGCGCGTGGGAGGTCCAGGCGGCGTCGACGATGGTCACCGCCACCGGACCGGCGTCGCTGGGCCCGGGCAAGCGCCTGTACGGCCTGATGCCGAACAACGACCTCGGGTGGGTCGACGAGCGCCTGCGCGGCGATGAGTTCATCCCGCGCATGTCCGCCCAGCTGAAGCGCTGGGCCGGTTAACGCGCGAGGGCTTCGTCGCAGAGCTCCCTGAACTCGGCTTCCGCTTCCGGGCCGGGCGCGGGGAGCTCTTCGCCGTCGAGGGAGGTCACGCGCACCGCGATGCGAACGGAGGAGACCAGCCACACCGCGTCGGCGGTGCGCAGGTCTTCCGGCGTGAGCTGCGACGGCACGCACTCCCAGCCCTTTTCGGCGGCGAGATCGAACAGCGCGGCCTGGGTCGTGCCGGGCAGCACGCCTTCGCCGGGGTTCGGGGTGAGCAGCCGGCGGCCGCGGACGAGGATGATCGTCGACGTCGGCCCCTCCAGGAGGTTGCCCTCCGCCGAGGTGAAGATGACGTCGTCGAAGCCGTGCTCCTTCGCGTGGCGCAGGGCGGCCATGTTGGCGGCGTAGGACAGCGTCTTGGCGCCGATGAGCGCCCACGGGGCCCGGTTGCCCAGGTCGAGCTCGAAGCCGCGTTCGGCGAGCATGACCCGCACGCCGCGCTCGCGGGCTGCGGCGACGCCGGCGGCGGGGGTGACCATGATGTAGCCGGTCGGCAGGCCCGTGGATTCGCGGCCGCGGGAGTAGACCCACCGCATCGACGCATCGCCGTCGATCGCCCCGTCGTTCCATTCGGCGACGGCCAGCGCGGAGGCTTCGCGCCACCGGTCGAGGTCGGGGGCGGGCAGCTGCAGCATGTCGGCCGAGGACAGGAACCGGTCTTCGTGGCGGGCGACGTTGCAGGCGTGACCATCCCTGATCAACAGTGTTTCGAAGACGCCGTCGCCGCGGACGGCGCCGAGGTCATCCGGGTAGAGGAAGGGCGCCGAACCGTCGGCGACGCGGGGGGCGTCGCCGGAGAGGACGTCGACGAGGATGATGTCGCGATGCGGGGCTGTCATGCCCCATAGCTTATTCCCCGGGCGGCGCGTTACGATGGCCGACGTGACCATCGATGAGTTCAGTCCGATCGTTCATCACGTCGCCGGGGCGGTCGCCGTCCCGGACGGTGATCCCGGTGGGCGGGCGGGCGTCGCATGGCATTACGGCTCGCCTCTGGTCGAACAGCGGGCGATCGCCGACGGCGCCGCACTGGTGGATCGTTCCCACCTCCGCGTCATCCGGGTGTCCGGCCCGGATCGCCTGGAGTGGTTGAACACCCTTTTTTCCCAGAAGCTCGATGATGCGGGCGCCGGCGTCGCCACCGAGGCCCTCGACCTGGATCCGCAGGGGCGCGTCCTGCACCACATGGGCGTGTCGGTCCTGGAGGATTCCGTGCTTCTCGACGTCTCCCCGTTGGGCGCGGAGTCGCTGCACCGTTTCCTGACCATGATGATCTTCCGCTCCGACGTCACCGTCGAGTTCGCGGACCTGGCGATCGTGTCGGTGCTCGGCCCCGACGCCGGGAAGGTGCTCGCCGCCGCGGGTTTGCCGGACCCGGGCGCCGGTGCGGTGGCCGTGTCCGACGACGGAACCGTGGTGCGCGGCACGACGTGGCCGGCGACCGGTGCCCGCGACGTGTTCGTCGCCCGCGACGGGCTGACCGACGCCTGGGATCGCCTGGTTTCCGCCGGCGCGACGCCGACGGGCCTGATGGCGTGGGAGGCCGAACGCGTGGTGTCCCTGCACCCCGAGCCGGGCCTGGACATCGACGGGAAGATGATCCCCCACGAGGCCCCGACGTGGATCGGCCCCGCCGTGCACCTGGACAAGGGCTGCTACCGCGGCCAGGAAACCGTCTCCCGCGTCCACAACCTCGGTCGACCCCCGCGCACCCTGGTGCTGCTGCACGTCGACGGATCCGATTCCGCCCTCCCCGAGCCGGGTGACCCGGTGACCGCGGGCAAGCGCACCGTCGGCCGGGTGGGCACCGTCGTCGAGCACCACGAACTGGGCCCCGTCGCGCTGGCGCTGGTGAAGCGGTCCTCCCAGGAAGGCGTCGATCTCGCCGCGGGCGGCGTCGCGGTGGCCGTGGATCCGTCCACGGTGGATCGGGACGAATCGGTGCGGCCGGGACGGGCGGCCGTCGACAAGCTCCGGGGGCGCTGACGTCCGCGGCGTGGGCCGAAAATTCTCCATTTTCATCTAAATCGCAGGTCAACGGCCTGATTCAACCCCCGATCACGCGCCCCGTGGCGCGGTGTGGCGGATAGGCGTCAACGCTTCGTCCGCAGATGGGCTATGGTGTCACTCAGGAATTAACGCATTAGATGATGGAGGGGCGGCCGAATCCCCGTGCCGCGCCCCGGACCTAAACAAGGGGGTCAGGCCATGGGTCGCGGCCGTGCCAAGGCAAAGCAGGCGAAGGTTGCTCGTCAGCTGAAGTACGACACTCCGGATATGGATCTGGAGCGTCTCCAGCGGGAGCTCGTGGGCAAGTCGGATGATGACGGCGCCTACGATGACTACTCCGATTACTCCGACTGGGAGGATTGGAACAGCGGCGACGACCGCTGACGCACCCGGAGTTTCACCGACCGTGGTGAACATGCCGTGCACAGCGTGAAAAGAAGGGGGCGGGCCCCGGCCGATGTGGCCGAGCCCGCCCCCTTCTTTTGTGCCTCGTCCTTTTATTCCCCGTCGTACGGCGGCCCTGGCTAAAAGCGCGGGTGGTCGCCGCGCAGCACGGCGCGCTCGTCCTCGCCGGCGCGGACGACGCCGAGCTCCCAGGCGTCGATGTGGCGGGCGGTGAGCATGGCCAGGGCGCGGTCGCGGTCCTCCGGGGACACGACGGCGACCATGCCGACGCCCATGTTGAACGTCTTCTCCATCTCCTCGCGGGACACGCGGCCCAGCTCGGCGATGGTGCGGAAGATCGGGCCCGGGGTCCAGGTGGCGCGGTCCATGTCGGCGACCAGGCCCTCCGGCATGATGCGGGCCATGTTGCCGGCCAGCCCGCCGCCGGTGACGTGGCAGAAGGTGCGGACCTCCGCCTCCGCCATCAGCGCCAGGCAGTCCTTGGCGTAGATGCGGGTCGGCTCGAGCAGCTCCTCGCCGAGGGTGCGGCCGAAGTCCTCCATGTGCTCGTCGAGCGGCAGGCCGGCGTTGTCGAGCAGGACGTGGCGGGCCAGCGAGTAGCCGTTGGAGTGCAGGCCGGACGATGCCATGGCGATGATGACGTCGCCCTCGCGGACGCGGTCGGGGCCGAGGAGCTTGTCCTCCTCCACCACGCCGACGCCGGTGGCGGACACGTCGTACTCGTCGGGCTCCATGACGCCCGGATGCTCGGCGGTCTCGCCGCCCAACAGGGCGCAGCCCGCCTCGATGCAGCCTTCGGCGATGCCGGAGACGATCTGGGCGACGTGCTCCGGCACGACCTTGCCGATGGCGATGTAGTCCTGCAGGAACAACGGCTCGGCGCCGCAGACCACCAGGTCGTCGACGACCATGGCCACCAGGTCGCGGCCGATGGTGTCGTGCTTGTCCATCGCCTGCGCGACGGCCAGCTTCGTGCCGACGCCGTCGGACGCGGCGGCCAGCAGCGGCTTCTTGTAGTCGCCGAGGGCGAAGAGGCCGGCGAACCCGCCGAGCCCGCCGCGCACCTCGGGCCGCGTCGCCTTCTTGGCGATCGGGGCGAACAGCTCGACGGCGCGGTCGCCCGCCTCGATGTCCACGCCGGCCGCGGCGTAGGAGGCGCCGGTGTTCTGGTTGTCGGTCATGTCGGCTTCACGTCTCCCGGTGAGGTTCGTTGTCGGAAATGTTGTGTCGGATCCGCCGTCCAGCGTATCCGGCGCGGGTCAGGCCGGGGAGGCCTGCATCCGCGCGACGGCTTCGGCGTTGGCGTCCCCGGCGGGCAGGCCCAGCGGGTACACGCCGTCGAAGCAGGCGCGGCACAGGTCGGCGGGCGCCTGCTCGGACGCCTCGGTCATGCCCTCCACGGACACGAAGCCGAGGGTGTCGGCGCCGATGGCCGTGGCGATGCCCTGCACCAGGTCGCCCTCGGGCAGACCATTGGCGATGAGCTCGCCCGGCGAGGCGAAGTCGATGCCGTAGAAGCACGGCCACTTCACCGGCGGCGACGCGATGCGCACGTGCACCTCCGCCGCGCCGGCCTCCCGCAGCATGCGGATCAGCGCGCGCTGGGTGTTGCCGCGGACGATGGAGTCGTCGACGACGACCAGGCGCTTGCCGGCGATGACCTGCTTCAGAGGGTTGAGTTTGAGGCGAATGCCCAGCTGGCGAATGGTCTGCGACGGCTGGATGAAGGTGCGGCCGACGTAGGCGTTCTTGGTCAGGCCCTGGCCGAAGGGAATGCCCGACTCCTGGGCGTAGCCCACGGCGGCGGGGGTGCCGGAGTCCGGAACCGGGATGACCAGATCACCGTCCGCCGGGAACTCGCGCGCTAGCTGGCGGCCGAGCTCCAGGCGCACCGCGTTGACGGAGCGACCGCGGATGACGGAGTCGGGGCGCGCGAGGTAGACGTACTCGAAGACGCAGCCCTTGTGCTTGATTTCGGCGAAACGGCTGGACCGCACGCCGGAGGCATCGATGGCCACGAGCTCGCCCGGTTCGATCTCGCGCACGAACGAGGCGCCGACGATGTCGAGGGCGCAGGTCTCCGACGCGACGACCCAACCGTTGGACAGCCGGCCCAGCACCAGCGGGCGCACGCCCTGGCGGTCGCGTGCGGCGTACAGGGTTTCGCCGTCGGTGAAGGTCAGGCAGAACGCGCCCTCGAGCCGCGGCAGCAGACGCAGGGCCGCCGCCTCCACCGTCGTGCCGGTGTGCGCGGCGCCGTCGTCGGCGCGACGCTCGTCGGCGACCAGCCCGGTCTCGTGCGCCAGCAGGGCGCACATGATGTCGGAGTCGCTGGGCAGGTGGCCGGACAGGTCGACGAGGCCGTGCCCCGCGGCCTCCTCCGCCAACGCGACGTGGTTGATCAGATTGCCGTTGTGCCCCAGGGCGATGTCGGTGCCGTCCGGAGCCATGCGGAACATGGGCTGGGCGTTTTCCCACGACGGCGAACCGGCCGTGGTGTATCGAGTGTGCCCCACCGCGATGTGCCCCTTCAGCGCGTCGAGCGACTGCTCGTCGAAGACCTGGGACACCAGACCCAGATCCTTGAAGACGAGGATCTGGTCTCCGTCTCCCACCGCGATGCCGGCGGCCTCCTGGCCGCGGTGCTGCAGGGCGAACAGCCCGTAATAGGTGAGCTTGGAGACGTCCTCGCCGGGCGCCCAGACGCCGAACACTCCGCACTCTTCGCGGGGCGGCTGCTCCCCGAGATCGTCGAGCGGGGAGGCGGGTGACTGGGATGACGCCGGGACGGGGGAACCGTAGTTCAGGGTATCGGCCACGCCGCCCAGGATAGTCGCGCCGCCGGGGCGCAGACCAAACCGCCCCTTGCCGTTCACCCCAACCTGCACACGGGCAGATGCGCGGCCAGCTCGCCCGCGCGGGTGCCCGACACGTCCATCGACTCGCCGGGCTCCTCCCCCTCACGCTCGCGCGCCTCGTCGAATCCGACCAGGCCGGCGGCGATGCGCAGCCACGTCCGGGGCGTCATCTCGACGACGTTGGGCGGGGTGCCTCGGGTGTGCCGGGGCCCTTCGATGCACTGAACCGCCACGAACGGGGGCACGCGCAGTTCCACGCTGTGCCCGGGGGCCTCTTCGGCGAGCATCCGGGCGGACAGCCGAACGGCCTTGGCCAGCTCCGCCCGCCCCGGGCGCGTGGCCGACTGGCCGTCGTCAAGCAACCACTCCCCCACCGCCGCCATGGCGGCCCTCAATTCGATCGGGTCGACCTTCTTTGCCATGCCCGCATTATTGTGGATGTCATGCCTTCGTCTTCGGTGACCCTCCGTTTCCTCGCCGCCCCCACGGACGTGCTCATGGCCGGCTCCAACAGCGTCCACGGCGGCCGCGTGCTGCAGTGGATCGACAAGGCGGCCTACGCCTGCGCGACCGGCTGGTCGGGGCAGTACTGCGTGACCGCGTATTTCGGCCACATCCACTTCGACCGTCCGATCCCGTCCGGCCACATCGTGGAGGTCCGGTCGAAGATCGCGTACACCGGCCGCACGTCGATGCACATCATTAACGAGGTACTGTCGCGCGACCCCCGCGAGGGCGAGTTCACCCGCGCCGCGGATTGCCTGGTCATTTTCGTGGCCATGGACGAAAACCGGAAGCCGACCCCGGTGCCGCCGTGGGAGCCGCAGACGGACGAGGAGAAGCGCACCCGGGAAGCCGCGTTGTCCCGCTTCGAGCTGCGCCGCGACATCGAGGCCGCCATGCGCGCGCAGACGTACACCTCCGAGTCTTCGGCCCCGGAGCTGGTGACGCGTTTCCTGGCCAAGCCGTCCGACGTCAACTGGGGCGGCAACGTACACGGCGGCACGGCGATGGAGTGGATCGACGAGGCTGCGTCGGCGTGCTCCATGAATTGGGCGGGGCGGCAGACCATCGCGGTGTACGCGGGCGGCGTTCGGTTCTACAAGCCGATCCACATCGGCGACCTGGTGGAGGTCCGGGCCCGTATTCTGCGCACGGGCACGACGTCGATGCACATGAGCGTCCACGTCCATTCGGGTGAACCCCGCAAGGGGCGCGGCGGGCTGCAGTTGGCGCTGCATTCGTCGATGACGTACGTGGCCATCGACGATGATTTCAAGCCGCAGCCGGTGCCGCATTTCCAGCCGACGACGGACGAGGACAAGCGCCTGTACGCTCACGATCTGGCGTTGAAGGAGCTGCGCAGCAAGTACAAGCCGATGCCGCTGGTCGGTTCCCGGGACAGCGAGTAGGTCCGGGCGTTTTTGGCTTGACGACGGCCCGCGTGGTGGTCCGTGAGCCGGGGGTCACATGTCGTCGAGGAGCTTCCGGACGCGTCCGTCGATGTCGTCGCGGATGAGGTTCATGCGCTCCTCCCCCTCGATGCCGCGGAGGCTGGGTTCGTCGACTTCCCAGCGTTCGACGTCGGTCTTCATGCCGTCGCGGGCCGGGATGTCCGCGCCGCCGACGATGATGACGCGGTCGGCGCCGCGCATGACGGCGTCGTCGATGGCGGTGGGCGTGCCGCAGGTCATGTCGGCCCCGATTTCGGCGACGGAGGCTGCGGAGTCCGCGTTGATCGTCGAGGCGGGCGTGAGGCCGGCGGAGCGCACGTCGATGTCGCGGCCGGCTTCGTCGGCGCGCAGGCGCATGATGGCTTCGGCCATCTGGGATTTGCCGCCGTTGGTGTTGCACAGGAAGTAGACGGTGGGTTTGTCGGACATCGTCGCGTCGCTTTCTTAGGTGGGGCGTGGGGTGGCGCCGGGGCCGCGGTCGCGACCAGGATACGTGCGGGGGCGGATCGTCGAACGTTTCTTTTTTGGCCGGATGGTTTTGCTTGACGACGGCGGCGGGTACGCATGCGCCCTGATGCACATGTGAACGGTGGGGCGAAACGAACCCGAATCGTTACCCAATGTTCGAAGGAATCGACTCGAACACTTGTATGATGAATGGTGACGGCGGGGCCGGGGAAGGCCACCGCATCGGGGCAGATCAGCAGCAGCGATCACGCGACACAGGCACTTTCGACACGCGCATCCAGCGCCGGGGGAATCGACATGGCATTCGACCATGACGCAACCAACAACCACCACCATCACGATCACGATCATCACGACACCGAGCCGCCACCTGCGCGGAAGCGGTGGGCCACCGAACGCGATGAGCCGGTGAGCAACCTCGCCCGGCGGCGCAACCTCGTCGACATCGACATCTGCCTTGCAGTTACCCCCGATGGTGACGACGACGTCGACTCCCACCTCGCCTGCGTGGCCACGCGCCTGGGACTGTCACGTGGCAAAGCCGCCCGATACTGCGACGTCGGGGTGATGCTGCGCCGCATGCCCAAAGTGTTGGGCGTATGCCGGTCGGGGGCGTGGCCGCATGAACGCCTGGCCACGATTGCCGCGGCCATTGCCGCGGTATCCGACGACAATCTCGCCGCGGTGGAAGACAAGTTCGTCGCCTACCTGTGTCCGAGGAAGGACTTCCAGGCCCTGCCCGGACCGAGGGTCTTCGCCCGGGAGTTGCGCCGCATCGTCGAAGCCATCGAACCGGTGTCGACCCCACCCGACGATGAACCGAGGCCGATTGTCGGCGAGTCGTACGCGGTCGACAATGAGGGAGCTGGTGATTTCGGGCAGTTGATCGTGGTGTTGCGCAAAGACCGCCTCGCCGAGTTCGACGCCACCGTGCGGGCAATCCGGGACGCGAAGGCCAACGACGGCAACGACGGCAACGAGTGTTCTTTGCCCGATGCTCTTATGGCGTTGTGTCGCGGTGGCGGTGAGGGGGTGTCGGTGACGATGAACGTCTACGTCGACGGCACCAACACCACCGGCACCAGCACTACCGGCGCCGCCAACACCACCGGCACTGCTGATGAGTCCGATGTGCAGGTCTGGCTCGATGGTGCCGGCTGGTTGCCGAAGTACCTGACCAAGGCGTGGCTGTCCCGGGCGGCGACTGTTCGGTTGTCGTCGGACTCGGTCACCGGTGGGTATGTGCCCACCGACGCACAAAAAGCGCGGGTACGCGGCCGTGATGGTCAGTGTCGGTTCCCGGGGTGTGATGTGCCGGCGCATCGATGTCAGATCGACCATGTCATCGACTACGACCCCACCCACACCACCAGTGACGGTGACGGTGGCGGCAGTGGTTATGGGTTGGGGGTGACGGCGACGTGGAATCTGCAGTGCTTGTGCCAGCGCCACCACAACCTGAAGACCTCGAAGCATTGGCGCGCGGTGATGCATGCCGATGGGTCGGTGACATGGATCGACCATGCCGGACACGTGTTTGCCACCACGGTGGCCCACGGGCCGATTGCCCATATCGGCCGACAGACGTTTTCCCAGCGGGCCACCCGTCGGGCGTCGACGATTCACGGGGATAATCTGCGGCGGATGAAAGCCGAAGCCGACAGACAGGCGGCGATGGAGCAGGCCGATATCGATGCCGCACTGCGCACACACGCCCGTCAAACCAGACGGTACGAGGAGGAGTTGGCTGATTTCGTTGCCGGGCCGCTCAACTCCGATGACCCGGATGTGCGGCAACAGGCCGGTGGGTTGGTGGTCGCGGCTGATGATGGGTGGCCGTGTGTCGATGATGAGTTGTGGTCGCGGCAGCAGGTCTCGGCGCGGGTGGCCAGGCGTAGGCGTGAGCAGGGGTCTGGGTGGTGTCGGGCTGATGTGGATGCCCACCGCGTGCCGCAGCCGCCGAAGCCGCTGGGGCCGCGACCCGGAATTCCCTTCTGACGCATCCCCGTTCTAGGACAACACCTCCTGAGGACAACACCGTTCGAGGACAACCCGTTCTGGGGCAGCCCTTCCATCGCAGCCAGTTCTGAGGAAAACCCCTCCAGGACATTGCGCTTCAAAGCCAGCCGGCTTCGAGGACATCCCACGCCAATGACAACAGGAAGATGCCACCAGATTCTCGGGCCACCCTCTCGCCACATGCATAGGCGACATATATAGTCGCCCTATGCAAAAAGATGATGCGACCCGACTGGCGAACGATCTCGTCTGGGCAAGCAGCCGATTCGCTCGCGCCGCGTATCAGTCCACGCAGGTCGAACTGTCCTACGTTTCCCTCCGCGCTCTCGCCGCACTCTCCCGCGAGCCGGGGCTTCGCGTCGGCGAACTCGCCCGTCGCGAGGGCATCACGCAGCCGTCGATGAGCCAAGCAATCAAGAAACTCGTCGACGCCAACCTGGTCACCCGCCACCCATCACCATCGGACGCACGCGCCTCCGATCTGATGATCACCGACCATGGCCGCGAAGTTCTCGTGCAGTACCGCGCGGATTCCGCCGCAAACATCCTGCCCATCTTCGACACCTTCACGGACGAAGATCTCGCCGCACTCACCCGCGCCACCGAACTCATGCACCACCTGGCCGAGGAGCTCGGCCAAAACCGATAGACCCGTACGTCCGCACCACGCAGAGGAGGAAATCCTTGGCATCCGACGCCGATACGCAATCAATGCTCAAGCAACCCATCGCAGTCTGGGCCCTCGCATTCGCCTGCGCGGTCTCGTTCATGGGCATCGGACTCGTGGACCCGATCCTTCCCGCGATCAGCCGCGAACTCGAAGCGTCACCGACCCAGACGATGCTGCTGTTCACCAGCTATCTGCTCATCACCGCGTTGGCGATGTTCTTCAGCGCCGCCATTTCGTCAAAAATCGGCGTGAAAGTCACGCTCTTGACCGGCTTGGCCCTCATCGTGCTCTTCGCCTTCCTCTCCGGAGCCGCGAATTCCGTCGACACGATCATTGGATTCCGGGCCGGCTGGGGCCTGGGAAACGCGCTGTTCATTTCAACTGCCCTCGCCGCAATCGTCGGCGCCGCCGCGGGCAGCGCCGGGCAGGCCATCATTCTTTACGAGGCCGCCATGGGCATCGGCCTCGCCGTCGGCCCGCTCGCAGGCGGACTGCTCGGCTCCATCTCCTGGCGCGCACCCTTCTACGGCACCGCGGTGCTCATGACCATCGGCTTCCTCGCAATCGCAACGCTGCTGAAGCTCGGGCCGAAGAAGCCGGAACCCGTTGCATTCGACGCGGGCCTCGTCGCGTTGAAGGAACCGACGCTACTCACATTGGGAGCCGTCGCGTTCTTCTACAATTTCGGTTTCTTCACCCTGCTCGCCTACTCCCCTTACCCGATCGACCAAGCCGCCGCCGCGGCAGGCAATAATTTC
Encoded proteins:
- a CDS encoding LmeA family phospholipid-binding protein — its product is MSISRPVTRIFAAVGAVALLAVGADFGLAIHAERNLANRIREEMNLPADPYVRLGGAAYASSFFTGKWSSIQVRARDLEIDNFGLVSVESGAVDVEVPPSAVWSGDFKDGFTERYHTTLQLDGLSLGRQFDFTDLAIQNHEDISPAGGWETEAIFEATPPGWSAPAEVVVKLRIVRGDAKFIPVEVISGPEGPDSKDVRRGRELSDDAIDAILPAFELELTGAELPLRQRPTRIYVSGGSVFIEGDELFRTVSPEDFLPVATHDPELGGETDRGDDSSQ
- a CDS encoding FABP family protein, which codes for MSDTNENTGDVPRRLDGNEAIDRAAEQSASTGGRNIADLPGLPIAENTANLRHGPNLHDGLLALLPLVGVWRGEGQADTVVDGQYRFGQQIIFSHDGENYLSYDSRFWKIDEDDNVIGPDLRETGFWRINDDDEIEFLCTHSTGVVEIYYGKPVTERAWEVQAASTMVTATGPASLGPGKRLYGLMPNNDLGWVDERLRGDEFIPRMSAQLKRWAG
- a CDS encoding aminodeoxychorismate lyase, encoding MTAPHRDIILVDVLSGDAPRVADGSAPFLYPDDLGAVRGDGVFETLLIRDGHACNVARHEDRFLSSADMLQLPAPDLDRWREASALAVAEWNDGAIDGDASMRWVYSRGRESTGLPTGYIMVTPAAGVAAARERGVRVMLAERGFELDLGNRAPWALIGAKTLSYAANMAALRHAKEHGFDDVIFTSAEGNLLEGPTSTIILVRGRRLLTPNPGEGVLPGTTQAALFDLAAEKGWECVPSQLTPEDLRTADAVWLVSSVRIAVRVTSLDGEELPAPGPEAEAEFRELCDEALAR
- a CDS encoding CAF17-like 4Fe-4S cluster assembly/insertion protein YgfZ, which translates into the protein MADVTIDEFSPIVHHVAGAVAVPDGDPGGRAGVAWHYGSPLVEQRAIADGAALVDRSHLRVIRVSGPDRLEWLNTLFSQKLDDAGAGVATEALDLDPQGRVLHHMGVSVLEDSVLLDVSPLGAESLHRFLTMMIFRSDVTVEFADLAIVSVLGPDAGKVLAAAGLPDPGAGAVAVSDDGTVVRGTTWPATGARDVFVARDGLTDAWDRLVSAGATPTGLMAWEAERVVSLHPEPGLDIDGKMIPHEAPTWIGPAVHLDKGCYRGQETVSRVHNLGRPPRTLVLLHVDGSDSALPEPGDPVTAGKRTVGRVGTVVEHHELGPVALALVKRSSQEGVDLAAGGVAVAVDPSTVDRDESVRPGRAAVDKLRGR
- a CDS encoding DUF3073 domain-containing protein codes for the protein MGRGRAKAKQAKVARQLKYDTPDMDLERLQRELVGKSDDDGAYDDYSDYSDWEDWNSGDDR
- the purM gene encoding phosphoribosylformylglycinamidine cyclo-ligase, coding for MTDNQNTGASYAAAGVDIEAGDRAVELFAPIAKKATRPEVRGGLGGFAGLFALGDYKKPLLAAASDGVGTKLAVAQAMDKHDTIGRDLVAMVVDDLVVCGAEPLFLQDYIAIGKVVPEHVAQIVSGIAEGCIEAGCALLGGETAEHPGVMEPDEYDVSATGVGVVEEDKLLGPDRVREGDVIIAMASSGLHSNGYSLARHVLLDNAGLPLDEHMEDFGRTLGEELLEPTRIYAKDCLALMAEAEVRTFCHVTGGGLAGNMARIMPEGLVADMDRATWTPGPIFRTIAELGRVSREEMEKTFNMGVGMVAVVSPEDRDRALAMLTARHIDAWELGVVRAGEDERAVLRGDHPRF
- the purF gene encoding amidophosphoribosyltransferase, which gives rise to MADTLNYGSPVPASSQSPASPLDDLGEQPPREECGVFGVWAPGEDVSKLTYYGLFALQHRGQEAAGIAVGDGDQILVFKDLGLVSQVFDEQSLDALKGHIAVGHTRYTTAGSPSWENAQPMFRMAPDGTDIALGHNGNLINHVALAEEAAGHGLVDLSGHLPSDSDIMCALLAHETGLVADERRADDGAAHTGTTVEAAALRLLPRLEGAFCLTFTDGETLYAARDRQGVRPLVLGRLSNGWVVASETCALDIVGASFVREIEPGELVAIDASGVRSSRFAEIKHKGCVFEYVYLARPDSVIRGRSVNAVRLELGRQLAREFPADGDLVIPVPDSGTPAAVGYAQESGIPFGQGLTKNAYVGRTFIQPSQTIRQLGIRLKLNPLKQVIAGKRLVVVDDSIVRGNTQRALIRMLREAGAAEVHVRIASPPVKWPCFYGIDFASPGELIANGLPEGDLVQGIATAIGADTLGFVSVEGMTEASEQAPADLCRACFDGVYPLGLPAGDANAEAVARMQASPA
- a CDS encoding sterol carrier family protein, whose product is MAKKVDPIELRAAMAAVGEWLLDDGQSATRPGRAELAKAVRLSARMLAEEAPGHSVELRVPPFVAVQCIEGPRHTRGTPPNVVEMTPRTWLRIAAGLVGFDEAREREGEEPGESMDVSGTRAGELAAHLPVCRLG
- a CDS encoding acyl-CoA thioesterase gives rise to the protein MPSSSVTLRFLAAPTDVLMAGSNSVHGGRVLQWIDKAAYACATGWSGQYCVTAYFGHIHFDRPIPSGHIVEVRSKIAYTGRTSMHIINEVLSRDPREGEFTRAADCLVIFVAMDENRKPTPVPPWEPQTDEEKRTREAALSRFELRRDIEAAMRAQTYTSESSAPELVTRFLAKPSDVNWGGNVHGGTAMEWIDEAASACSMNWAGRQTIAVYAGGVRFYKPIHIGDLVEVRARILRTGTTSMHMSVHVHSGEPRKGRGGLQLALHSSMTYVAIDDDFKPQPVPHFQPTTDEDKRLYAHDLALKELRSKYKPMPLVGSRDSE
- a CDS encoding low molecular weight phosphatase family protein; amino-acid sequence: MSDKPTVYFLCNTNGGKSQMAEAIMRLRADEAGRDIDVRSAGLTPASTINADSAASVAEIGADMTCGTPTAIDDAVMRGADRVIIVGGADIPARDGMKTDVERWEVDEPSLRGIEGEERMNLIRDDIDGRVRKLLDDM